One window from the genome of Gopherus evgoodei ecotype Sinaloan lineage chromosome 2, rGopEvg1_v1.p, whole genome shotgun sequence encodes:
- the MAP3K8 gene encoding mitogen-activated protein kinase kinase kinase 8, producing the protein MEYMSTDSDKEIDLLLTHLNMSDVIDIMENFYPNGELAVYEDSLITMHQETNQNGGCKESLLFRGREVSLLSCVRYGTEEDLLAFANQVSNTAKQINGQRQQESGILLNMITPKNGRYQIDSDVLLFPWKLTYRNIGSDFIPRGAFGKVYLAQDRETKKRMACKLVPVEQFKPSDVEIQVRFRHENIAELYGAILWDETIHLFMEAGEGGSVMEKLESCGPMREFEIIWVTKHILKGLDFLHSKGVIHHDIKPSNIVFMSTKAVLVDFGLSVQMTDDTYYPKDLRGTEIYMSPEVILCRGHTTKADIYSMGATIIHMQTGSPPWVNRYPRTSYPSYLYIIHKQAPPLEDIAEDCSTSMRELLEAALERNPYHRLSAADLLKHEALHPPPEDQPRCQSLDSALFERKRLLTRKELELPENIADSSSCTGSLEESELLKRQRSLYIDLGALAGYFNIVRGPPTLEYD; encoded by the exons ATGGAGTATATGAGCACTGATAGTGACAAGGAGATTGACTTGTTGCTAACGCACTTAAATATGTCTGATGTGATAGACATTATGGAGAACTTTTACCCAAatggagagctggcagtttaTGAAGACAGTCTGATTACTATGCACCAAGAAACAAATCAAAATGGGGGATGTAAAGAATCCTTATTATTCCGTGGAAGAGAGGTTTCTTTGCTGTCATGTGTCAGGTACGGGACTGAGGAAGACTTGCTCGCTTTTGCAAATCAGGTGTCCAACACTGCAAAGCAAATTAATGGACAGAGACAACAGGAATCTGGAATCCTATTAAACATG atCACTCCGAAAAACGGACGCTATCAAATTGACTCCGATGTGCTTTTGTTTCCATGGAAGCTGACTTACAGGAATATTGGCTCTGATTTTATTCCTCGTGGAGCTTTTGGGAAAGTTTACTTGGCACAAGACAGAGAGACAAAAAAGCGAATGGCATGCAAGCTG GTTCCAGTGGAACAGTTCAAACCATCAGATGTTGAAATCCAGGTCCGCTTCCGCCATGAGAACATTGCAGAGTTATATGGTGCTATTCTGTGGGATGAGACTATCCATCTCTTTATGGAAGCAGGAGAGGGAGGATCTGTCATGGAAAAGTTGGAGAGCTGTGGGCCTATGAGAGAATTCGAGATCATTTGGGTGACAAAGCATATCCTCAAAGGACTTGATTTCCTTCACTCAAAAGGAGTCATCCATCATGATATAAAAC CCAGCAACATTGTTTTCATGTCAACTAAGGCCGTTTTGGTGGATTTTGGTCTAAGCGTTCAAATGACAGACGACACCTACTACCCCAAAGACCTCCGAGGAACAGAG ATTTACATGAGCCCCGAAGTGATACTCTGCAGAGGCCACACAACGAAAGCGGACATCTACAGCATGGGGGCTACCATCATTCACATGCAGACTGGCAGCCCACCGTGGGTGAATCGATACCCTCGCACCTCATATCCATCATACCTCTATATA ATACACAAGCAAGCGCCCCCGTTAGAGGACATTGCAGAGGATTGCAGCACCAGCAtgagagagctgctggaagccgcTCTGGAAAGGAACCCTTATCACAGACTCTCTGCTGCAGACTTACTAAAACATGAGGCCTTGCATCCTCCACCAGAGGACCAGCCACGATGCCAAAGTCTGGACTCAGCCCTGTTTGAAAGGAAAAGGCTGCTGACAAGAAAGGAGCTGGAGTTGCCAGAAAACATTGCAG ATTCATCTTCATGTACAGGGAGTTTGGAGGAATCGGAGCTGTTAAAAAGGCAAAGGTCACTGTACATAGACCTTGGTGCTTTAGCTGGCTACTTTAACATTGTTAGGGGACCACCAACATTAGAATACGACTGA